One Pseudomonadota bacterium DNA segment encodes these proteins:
- the mazG gene encoding nucleoside triphosphate pyrophosphohydrolase: MKIKVEKLLEVMAQLRNPEGGCPWDVQQSFATIAPYTIEEAYEVADAIEREHLEDLCDELGDLLFQVVFHAQMAKEAGAFTFDDVVAGIVAKMIRRHPHVFDPQGGLTGGAEAVVGAWEEHKKAERAAKAREGGLLGDVPRGLPALKRAAKLTKRAATVGFDWPEVSQVLAKLEEELGELREEMAGAGDPAEADAARERTADELGDVLFVLANLARHLRVDPEDALHRSNAKFVRRFGYIEGVLAARGQRLEEVDLATMDALWDEAKERLG, encoded by the coding sequence CTGAAGATTAAAGTTGAGAAGCTACTCGAAGTAATGGCGCAGCTGCGTAACCCGGAGGGCGGTTGCCCCTGGGACGTGCAGCAGTCCTTCGCCACGATCGCGCCGTACACGATCGAAGAGGCCTACGAGGTGGCGGACGCCATCGAGCGGGAGCACCTCGAGGACCTCTGCGACGAGCTTGGCGACCTCCTGTTCCAGGTGGTCTTCCACGCGCAGATGGCCAAGGAGGCCGGCGCCTTCACCTTCGATGACGTGGTAGCAGGCATCGTGGCCAAAATGATCCGGCGCCACCCCCATGTGTTCGATCCGCAGGGCGGCCTGACGGGTGGGGCCGAGGCCGTGGTCGGCGCGTGGGAGGAGCACAAGAAGGCGGAGCGGGCGGCGAAGGCCCGCGAGGGTGGCCTGCTCGGCGACGTGCCGCGGGGGCTGCCCGCGCTCAAGCGGGCGGCCAAGCTGACCAAGCGGGCCGCCACCGTGGGCTTCGATTGGCCCGAGGTCAGCCAGGTGCTGGCCAAGCTCGAGGAGGAGCTTGGCGAACTGCGCGAAGAAATGGCCGGTGCGGGGGATCCGGCGGAGGCCGACGCAGCCCGCGAGCGCACCGCGGACGAGCTGGGGGACGTGCTCTTCGTGCTCGCCAACCTGGCCCGGCATCTGAGGGTCGACCCGGAGGATGCGCTGCACCGCAGCAACGCGAAGTTCGTGCGTCGCTTCGGCTACATCGAGGGGGTGCTCGCCGCCCGCGGGCAGCGCCTCGAGGAAGTCGATCTCGCCACCATGGACGCGCTCTGGGACGAGGCCAAGGAGCGCCTCGGCTAG
- a CDS encoding PepSY domain-containing protein, whose protein sequence is MKTNAAPTLARPGAMVVALCLVFAGVLASPAHALTTHHAAPITLDANPSAIAHVAATGDRAPLRLAQSERPRVSLDDAVAKVRARYQGRVIRAETRYAQDGRPTHYVKLLSKDGHVRTIRVDGRTGRIR, encoded by the coding sequence ATGAAGACAAACGCAGCGCCAACTCTCGCCCGCCCGGGCGCGATGGTCGTCGCGTTGTGCCTGGTGTTTGCCGGAGTGCTGGCGAGCCCAGCCCACGCGCTGACCACCCACCATGCGGCCCCGATAACGCTCGACGCCAATCCTTCGGCGATCGCTCACGTCGCGGCCACCGGTGATCGTGCTCCCCTGCGCCTGGCGCAGAGCGAGCGCCCGCGGGTTTCCCTGGACGACGCGGTGGCGAAGGTCCGTGCTCGCTACCAGGGCCGGGTGATTCGCGCCGAGACGCGCTACGCCCAAGACGGGCGACCCACCCACTACGTCAAGCTCCTGTCAAAGGACGGACATGTGCGCACCATCCGCGTGGACGGTCGCACCGGCCGTATCCGATGA
- a CDS encoding aldehyde dehydrogenase family protein — protein sequence MSSILDSLGLKADSDGVIAGVWDGERGWTRGEGPVLASESPASGEVIARVGSASAADYERIIASSRAAFETWRRTPAPARGEAVRLCGEALREHKDALGSLVALEMGKIKPEGDGEVQEMIDIADFAVGQSRMLYGNTMHSERPGHRMYEQWHPLGLVGIISAFNFPVAVWSWNAFIAAIAGNVSIWKPSPKTPLCGVAVQKICADVLEAQGLPPVFQTFIDADNSLASAFVDDERVDMISFTGSSAVGRQVGKQVAARMGKCLLELGGNNALIIDEDANLELAIPATVFGAVGTAGQRCTTTRRLFVHEALHDSLLEKLRGAYAQVRIGDPLDSDTLMGPLIDQDSVKRYQDAIERARAAGGEVIYGGNVLSDRAGNFVEPTLISARNDWEVVQDETFAPILYVIPFKDIDEAIALQNGVRQGLSSALFTNNLQHAEAFLAATGSDCGIANINIGTSGAEIGGAFGGEKETGGGREAGSDAWKAYMRRQTNTINYSSDLPLAQGIEFKL from the coding sequence ATGTCATCTATTCTTGATTCTCTGGGACTGAAAGCGGACAGCGACGGCGTCATCGCCGGCGTCTGGGACGGCGAGCGCGGCTGGACCCGCGGCGAAGGCCCCGTCCTCGCCAGCGAGAGCCCGGCCAGCGGCGAAGTCATCGCCCGCGTGGGCAGCGCCAGCGCCGCCGACTACGAGCGCATCATCGCCTCCTCCCGCGCCGCCTTCGAGACCTGGCGTCGCACCCCCGCCCCGGCCCGCGGCGAAGCCGTGCGCCTGTGCGGCGAGGCACTGCGCGAGCACAAGGACGCCCTCGGCAGCCTGGTCGCCCTGGAGATGGGCAAGATCAAGCCCGAGGGCGATGGCGAGGTGCAGGAGATGATCGACATCGCCGACTTCGCCGTCGGCCAGTCGCGTATGCTCTACGGCAACACCATGCACTCCGAGCGCCCGGGTCACCGCATGTACGAGCAGTGGCACCCCCTCGGCCTGGTCGGCATCATCAGCGCCTTCAACTTCCCCGTGGCCGTGTGGTCCTGGAACGCGTTCATCGCCGCCATCGCCGGCAACGTGTCCATCTGGAAGCCCTCGCCGAAGACGCCCCTGTGCGGCGTCGCCGTGCAGAAGATCTGCGCCGACGTGCTCGAAGCCCAAGGTCTGCCCCCCGTATTCCAGACCTTCATCGACGCGGACAACAGCCTGGCTAGTGCCTTCGTTGATGACGAGCGTGTGGACATGATCTCCTTCACCGGCTCCAGCGCCGTCGGCCGCCAGGTCGGCAAGCAGGTGGCCGCGCGCATGGGCAAGTGCCTGCTGGAGCTCGGCGGCAACAACGCCCTGATCATCGACGAAGACGCCAACCTCGAGCTCGCCATCCCGGCCACCGTGTTCGGCGCCGTCGGCACCGCCGGCCAGCGCTGCACCACCACGCGACGCCTCTTCGTGCACGAGGCCCTGCACGACTCGCTGCTCGAGAAGCTGCGTGGCGCCTACGCGCAGGTCCGTATCGGTGATCCCCTGGACAGCGACACGCTGATGGGCCCGCTGATCGACCAGGATTCGGTCAAGCGCTATCAGGACGCGATCGAGCGCGCCCGCGCCGCCGGTGGTGAGGTGATCTACGGCGGCAACGTGCTGAGCGATCGCGCCGGCAACTTCGTCGAGCCCACGCTGATCAGCGCTCGCAACGATTGGGAAGTGGTGCAGGACGAGACCTTCGCGCCCATCCTGTACGTGATCCCCTTCAAGGACATCGACGAGGCGATCGCCCTGCAGAACGGCGTGCGCCAAGGCCTGTCATCGGCGCTGTTCACCAACAACCTGCAGCACGCGGAGGCGTTTCTCGCCGCCACGGGCAGCGACTGCGGTATCGCCAACATCAACATCGGCACCTCCGGTGCGGAGATCGGCGGCGCCTTCGGCGGTGAGAAGGAAACGGGCGGTGGTCGCGAGGCGGGGTCGGATGCCTGGAAGGCCTACATGCGTCGCCAGACCAACACGATCAATTACTCGAGTGATCTGCCCCTGGCCCAGGGCATCGAGTTCAAGCTCTAG
- the hrpA gene encoding ATP-dependent RNA helicase HrpA has product MSSEEAPAPGSASPAEQAPDPAAQLERLRGMLEHCMLADAGRLRTRVQRLLKRARKAQPVDRGMGEVIEAISRSSALRKRRAQARPHIAFPQELPISRRRQDIEQALAEHQVVVVCGETGSGKSTQLPKLCLAAGRGVAGTIGHTQPRRLAARSLAKRIGAETDPKVVGYKVRFTDETSPTSLIKLMTDGVLLNELRSDPQLLAYDTLIIDEAHERSLNIDFLLGYLKRLLPQRPDLKIIVTSATIDPERFSKHFDDAPVVEVSGRGYPVRVSYLEPSPEEDDEEEGSAPASRGEGKGRPKRDNAERPDSDGTALLQGLELVAADPDGRRGDVLVFLPGERQIREAALLLSRHLPKRQVLPLYARLSAAEQDKVFSGAGNGRIVLATNVAETSLTVPGITAVIDGGLARVSRYSHRAKIQRLPIERVSQASAEQRKGRCGRIAPGFCVRLYTEADFGKRRQFTEPEIARTNLASVILRMALLGLGDIEQFPFVEPPDRRLINDGYRLLQILQAVDEDRNITPLGRQMAEIPVDPRLARVLLAGADHDSLAELLIICSGLAIADPRERPAEKARSADIQHAKFAVDGSDFLTFLKIWEAYQVRLRSDGRKAVRRWCKKRFLNAARMQEWEELHRQLTDVLKAMPGVSVNEMPATPRRIHIPLLRGFIDMIGQRVEKHTYQGARSLQFRIFPGSGLHGRAPRWIMAAAIIDTSRPYAMTVARIRRGWMESAGEHLLKRSYFDAHWNEVKGRVDAYEQATLFGLLVYTKRRVPYTDLAPDESRAIFIQDALLHDKVQTDGEFSAQNKALRDELERLENKLRSREILASEGQLFAFYDERVPAGIASNRAFERWRQEVEGESPGLLVMAEEDARRPGAPEASTDDYPDTLLLDGNELPITYRFDREDPADGATLTIPVALLSHLTQGILDRLVPAWLEPLLVQLVRALPKATRKRLPPAPDTARWLREQVVADMRPVPEAFAAAIEKVYQVAVDQGVWDRGQLEPWCLARALVVDGEGVALGASRNVNDLQARLAHLAERVSAGHDFSRQGLTTFDVDELPESMRLQQGPVEVTAYPALVDEGKTVALELLAEKGQAKRATRDGLVRLFMLALPQQVQLLRKDFTRDQRRILMAQGLGSLDAMAADLAFVVFRDAFAFALQRPIRTREAFEAALDRGRSEVLALAERRQAMMGRVLERYSAVRSRLAQAHPSAAEAVSDIRNQLEVLLAPGFVRHTAEPWLGEIPRYLEAMRIRLEKLAEAPARDDEPRELVRGYWLRYLRVAPSQAQALASKPELTLFRWQVEELRVSLFAQPLGTRVPVSPKRLDKQWGKVQAEQQRSS; this is encoded by the coding sequence ATGTCGAGTGAGGAAGCGCCGGCCCCCGGCAGCGCCTCGCCCGCCGAGCAGGCGCCGGATCCAGCGGCGCAGCTGGAACGCCTGCGCGGCATGCTGGAACACTGCATGTTGGCCGACGCGGGGCGCCTTCGCACACGCGTGCAGCGTCTGCTCAAGCGAGCGCGCAAGGCGCAGCCCGTGGATCGCGGCATGGGGGAGGTGATCGAGGCGATCAGTCGCTCATCGGCCCTGCGCAAGCGACGCGCCCAGGCGCGCCCGCACATCGCCTTCCCCCAAGAGCTGCCCATCTCGCGCCGCCGCCAGGACATCGAGCAGGCCCTGGCCGAACACCAGGTGGTGGTGGTGTGCGGGGAGACCGGTTCCGGTAAGAGCACCCAGTTGCCCAAGCTGTGCCTGGCCGCCGGCCGTGGCGTCGCGGGCACCATCGGGCACACGCAGCCGCGGCGCCTCGCCGCGCGTTCCCTGGCCAAGCGCATCGGTGCGGAGACTGACCCGAAGGTGGTGGGCTACAAGGTGCGCTTCACCGATGAGACCAGCCCCACTTCGCTGATCAAGTTGATGACGGACGGGGTGTTGCTGAACGAATTGCGCAGTGACCCCCAACTGCTCGCCTACGACACGCTGATCATCGACGAGGCCCACGAGCGTAGCCTCAACATCGATTTTCTCCTCGGCTATTTGAAACGTTTGCTGCCCCAGCGACCGGATCTCAAGATCATCGTCACCAGCGCGACGATCGACCCCGAGCGCTTCTCCAAGCACTTCGATGACGCGCCGGTGGTGGAGGTGTCCGGTCGCGGCTACCCCGTGCGCGTGAGCTACCTCGAGCCGTCGCCCGAGGAGGACGATGAGGAGGAGGGCAGTGCGCCCGCGTCTCGTGGCGAAGGCAAGGGCCGCCCTAAGCGCGACAACGCCGAACGACCCGACAGCGATGGGACCGCCTTGTTGCAGGGGCTCGAGCTGGTGGCGGCGGATCCCGACGGGCGTCGCGGCGACGTACTGGTATTCCTGCCGGGGGAACGGCAGATTCGCGAGGCCGCGTTGTTGTTGTCGCGTCATCTGCCTAAACGCCAGGTGCTGCCCCTCTACGCACGGCTCAGCGCGGCGGAGCAGGACAAGGTGTTCTCGGGGGCGGGGAACGGGCGCATCGTGCTCGCCACCAACGTGGCCGAAACATCGCTCACCGTGCCCGGCATCACGGCGGTGATCGACGGCGGACTCGCGCGCGTCAGTCGCTACAGCCACCGGGCGAAGATTCAGCGCTTGCCGATCGAGCGCGTCTCCCAGGCGAGTGCTGAGCAGCGTAAGGGACGTTGCGGGCGCATCGCGCCGGGCTTCTGCGTCCGCCTCTACACGGAAGCGGACTTCGGCAAGCGCCGCCAGTTCACCGAGCCGGAGATCGCCCGCACCAACCTCGCGAGCGTGATCCTGCGCATGGCCTTGCTCGGCCTCGGGGACATCGAGCAGTTCCCCTTCGTCGAGCCGCCCGATCGCCGACTGATCAACGACGGCTACCGCTTGCTGCAGATCCTGCAGGCGGTAGACGAGGACCGGAATATCACACCCCTCGGCCGGCAGATGGCGGAGATCCCGGTCGACCCGCGCCTGGCGCGGGTGCTGTTGGCGGGCGCGGATCACGACAGCCTGGCGGAGCTGTTGATCATCTGCAGTGGTCTTGCGATCGCCGATCCGCGAGAGCGTCCTGCGGAGAAGGCGCGCTCGGCGGACATCCAGCACGCCAAGTTCGCCGTCGACGGCTCGGACTTCCTCACCTTCCTCAAGATCTGGGAGGCCTACCAGGTGCGCCTTCGCAGCGACGGGCGCAAGGCCGTGCGCCGCTGGTGCAAGAAGCGCTTTTTGAACGCAGCCCGTATGCAGGAGTGGGAGGAGCTGCACCGCCAGCTCACGGACGTGCTGAAGGCGATGCCGGGGGTGAGCGTCAACGAGATGCCCGCGACCCCGCGACGCATCCACATCCCGCTGCTGCGTGGCTTCATCGACATGATCGGCCAACGGGTGGAGAAGCACACCTACCAGGGTGCGCGCAGCTTGCAGTTCCGCATCTTCCCGGGCTCAGGTCTGCACGGTCGGGCGCCGCGGTGGATCATGGCGGCGGCCATCATCGACACCTCGCGGCCCTACGCGATGACCGTCGCGCGCATCCGCCGGGGGTGGATGGAGTCGGCCGGCGAGCACTTGCTGAAGCGGTCCTACTTCGACGCCCACTGGAACGAGGTGAAGGGGCGCGTCGACGCCTACGAGCAAGCCACTCTGTTCGGCCTGCTCGTCTACACCAAACGCCGCGTACCCTACACGGATCTCGCGCCCGACGAGTCCCGCGCGATCTTCATTCAGGATGCGTTACTCCACGACAAGGTGCAGACCGACGGTGAATTCAGCGCGCAGAACAAGGCCCTGCGCGACGAGCTGGAGCGGCTGGAGAACAAGCTGCGCAGTCGGGAGATCCTGGCCAGCGAAGGGCAGCTGTTCGCCTTCTACGACGAACGAGTGCCCGCCGGTATCGCCAGCAACCGGGCCTTCGAGCGTTGGCGTCAGGAGGTGGAGGGTGAGTCCCCGGGGCTGCTGGTCATGGCCGAGGAAGACGCCCGGCGGCCCGGCGCGCCCGAGGCGAGCACGGACGACTACCCCGACACGCTGCTGCTCGATGGCAATGAGCTCCCGATCACCTACCGCTTCGACCGCGAAGACCCCGCCGACGGCGCCACCCTGACCATTCCTGTAGCCCTGCTCAGCCACCTCACCCAGGGCATCCTCGATCGCCTCGTGCCGGCCTGGCTGGAGCCGTTGCTGGTGCAACTCGTGCGCGCCCTGCCTAAGGCAACTCGTAAGCGCCTGCCCCCGGCACCGGACACGGCCCGTTGGCTGCGCGAGCAGGTGGTGGCGGACATGCGGCCGGTGCCGGAGGCCTTCGCTGCGGCGATCGAAAAGGTGTATCAGGTGGCCGTCGATCAGGGCGTCTGGGATCGTGGCCAGCTCGAGCCCTGGTGCTTGGCGCGCGCCTTGGTGGTGGACGGGGAGGGCGTCGCGTTGGGCGCGAGCCGCAACGTAAACGACCTGCAGGCGCGCCTCGCGCACCTCGCCGAGCGGGTCTCGGCAGGCCATGACTTCAGCCGCCAGGGGCTCACCACCTTCGACGTCGACGAGCTGCCCGAGTCGATGCGCTTGCAACAGGGACCGGTGGAGGTGACCGCCTATCCCGCTCTAGTCGATGAGGGCAAGACCGTCGCCCTCGAGCTCCTCGCCGAGAAGGGGCAGGCCAAGCGCGCGACCCGCGACGGACTGGTGCGCCTGTTCATGCTGGCGCTCCCACAGCAGGTGCAGCTGTTGCGCAAGGACTTCACCCGGGATCAGCGGCGCATCCTCATGGCCCAGGGCCTGGGCTCCCTGGACGCGATGGCTGCGGATCTGGCGTTCGTGGTGTTCCGCGATGCCTTCGCCTTTGCCCTGCAGCGCCCGATACGCACGCGCGAGGCCTTCGAGGCAGCCCTCGATCGGGGACGATCGGAGGTGCTCGCCCTCGCCGAACGACGCCAGGCGATGATGGGGCGGGTGTTGGAGCGCTACTCGGCCGTGCGCTCGCGCTTGGCGCAGGCGCATCCCTCGGCTGCCGAGGCCGTGAGCGATATCCGCAACCAGTTGGAGGTGCTGCTCGCGCCCGGTTTCGTGCGCCACACGGCGGAGCCGTGGCTGGGCGAGATTCCGCGTTACCTCGAGGCCATGCGGATTCGTCTGGAGAAGCTGGCCGAGGCCCCGGCGCGCGACGACGAACCGCGTGAACTGGTTCGCGGGTACTGGCTGCGCTACCTGCGCGTGGCCCCCTCACAGGCGCAGGCGCTCGCCTCGAAGCCCGAGCTCACGCTGTTCCGTTGGCAGGTGGAAGAACTGCGCGTCTCCCTCTTCGCCCAACCCCTGGGCACGCGCGTTCCCGTGTCACCGAAGCGCCTCGATAAGCAGTGGGGCAAGGTGCAGGCCGAGCAGCAGCGCAGCAGCTGA
- a CDS encoding glycine zipper 2TM domain-containing protein, whose translation MNASPAGIATLTAGLLATMLLTPAAFAGDRIGNGRNLEYARVVDVRPIVREVAVEYPVQDCWTEVVHHQPRRRGAPAATLAGGVIGGLVGNQFGSGRGNTAATVVGGLLGATIANDVARNNRDRDRGYSEEVRRCETVSEVRYEERVEGYDVTYRYNGRTYQTRTQNHPGDRIALRVSVTPVG comes from the coding sequence ATGAACGCATCTCCCGCCGGAATCGCCACCCTGACGGCCGGCCTGCTCGCCACCATGCTGCTGACCCCCGCCGCCTTCGCAGGCGATCGGATCGGAAACGGTCGCAACCTGGAGTACGCCCGGGTGGTGGATGTGCGGCCGATCGTGCGAGAGGTGGCCGTGGAATACCCGGTGCAGGATTGCTGGACCGAGGTGGTGCATCACCAGCCGCGTCGGCGCGGCGCGCCGGCCGCTACCCTCGCCGGTGGTGTGATCGGTGGCCTGGTCGGCAACCAGTTCGGTAGCGGTCGGGGTAACACGGCGGCGACGGTGGTCGGCGGCCTGCTGGGCGCGACGATCGCCAACGACGTGGCGCGTAACAATCGAGATCGCGACCGGGGTTACAGCGAAGAGGTGCGTCGCTGTGAGACGGTGAGCGAGGTTCGCTACGAGGAGCGTGTGGAGGGATACGACGTGACCTATCGCTACAACGGTCGTACCTACCAGACGCGCACCCAGAACCATCCGGGTGATCGCATCGCCCTGCGGGTGTCCGTGACCCCCGTCGGGTAA
- a CDS encoding response regulator transcription factor, translated as MRLLIVEDEPTLLSSLSDQFRAAGFVVDAAADGEEGLYLGREYPVDAAIVDLGLPKLSGMEVISSLRADGKSFPILILTARDRWQEKVAGLEAGADDYVTKPFQPEEVLARIQALLRRSAGFANPVLTAGPIALDTRSQQVTLEAAPVELTSYEYRVLEHLMLAAGKVVSKTELTESLYDQDFERDSNVIEVFVGRLRKKLDPDNALKPIETLRGRGYRFALEVDSG; from the coding sequence ATGCGCTTACTCATCGTTGAAGACGAACCGACCCTGCTCAGCTCCCTGAGCGATCAGTTCCGCGCCGCCGGCTTCGTGGTCGATGCGGCCGCGGACGGCGAGGAGGGCTTGTACCTCGGCCGTGAGTATCCCGTGGACGCGGCCATCGTGGATCTCGGGCTGCCGAAGCTCTCCGGGATGGAGGTGATCTCTTCCCTGCGTGCGGACGGCAAGTCCTTCCCCATCCTCATCCTTACCGCGCGCGACCGCTGGCAGGAGAAGGTGGCGGGCCTCGAGGCCGGCGCCGACGACTACGTCACCAAACCCTTCCAACCGGAGGAAGTGCTGGCGCGCATTCAAGCGCTCCTGCGCCGCTCCGCCGGCTTCGCCAATCCCGTGCTCACCGCTGGCCCGATCGCCCTCGACACGCGCAGCCAGCAGGTCACCCTCGAGGCGGCGCCGGTGGAGCTCACCTCCTACGAGTACCGCGTGCTCGAGCATCTGATGCTGGCCGCGGGCAAGGTGGTCTCCAAGACCGAGCTCACCGAGAGCCTCTACGACCAGGACTTCGAGCGGGACTCCAACGTCATCGAGGTGTTCGTCGGGCGCTTGCGCAAGAAGCTGGATCCGGACAACGCCCTAAAGCCCATCGAGACCTTGCGTGGGCGGGGTTACCGCTTCGCCCTCGAGGTCGACAGCGGCTGA
- a CDS encoding ATP-binding protein — MGSLSGRLLLAVSLLLTVFLGITIVLLDSAFRASAEEAIRDRLDVQLIVLLAAAEPTATEPPSLLIADALPEARFETPGSGLYGQISDRAGEALWRSPSAIGSGLQQGVEPLAAGARRFARTETVDGVEVFALSLGVVWEFADDLETAFVFTAAEHLEPYRHEVDGFRRALFGWFALLMVVLLVGQAVALRLLLRPLRRVQEEIARIEQGRSSELGQDYPRELQGVTANLNALIAGERERLARYRDTLGNLAHSLKTPLAVMRNAVANDEATPQVMEEQLDHMQQMVGYQLQRAAAWGAASLGAKPIEVAPVAQRLQRSLGKVYASKHVALVCTVPAEAVFFGDEGDLMEVLGNLLDNACKWCERRVTLEVEIIPVGAQRRRPGVVLRVEDDGPGIDPAQAEQLTERGVRADERVAGHGIGLNIVREIVNLYGGQLRINRSEALGGAQVEAVFDVE, encoded by the coding sequence ATGGGATCGCTCAGCGGACGGCTGCTCCTGGCCGTCAGCCTGCTGCTTACGGTTTTCCTCGGTATCACCATCGTGCTGCTGGACAGCGCCTTTCGCGCCAGTGCCGAGGAGGCGATTCGCGATCGCCTCGATGTGCAGCTCATCGTGCTGCTGGCCGCTGCTGAGCCCACCGCCACCGAGCCACCGTCCTTGCTGATCGCCGATGCCCTGCCGGAGGCGCGCTTCGAGACGCCGGGCTCGGGGCTCTACGGGCAGATCTCCGACCGCGCCGGCGAGGCCCTGTGGCGATCCCCCTCCGCCATCGGCAGTGGTCTGCAGCAGGGCGTCGAGCCGCTCGCCGCCGGTGCGCGGCGCTTCGCGCGCACGGAGACGGTGGATGGGGTGGAGGTGTTCGCCCTGAGTCTGGGGGTGGTGTGGGAGTTCGCCGATGATCTGGAGACCGCGTTCGTCTTCACGGCGGCCGAGCACCTGGAGCCTTATCGCCACGAGGTGGACGGATTTCGGCGTGCGCTGTTCGGCTGGTTCGCCCTGCTGATGGTGGTGTTGCTGGTGGGGCAGGCAGTCGCCCTGCGCCTGCTCTTACGGCCCCTGCGGCGTGTGCAGGAGGAGATCGCCCGCATCGAGCAGGGCCGCTCCAGCGAACTAGGGCAGGATTACCCGCGCGAACTGCAGGGCGTCACGGCGAATCTGAACGCCTTGATCGCCGGCGAGCGCGAGCGCCTCGCCCGTTACCGGGACACGCTCGGCAATCTCGCCCACAGCCTGAAAACGCCCCTGGCAGTGATGCGAAACGCGGTGGCCAACGACGAGGCGACGCCTCAGGTGATGGAAGAGCAGCTCGATCACATGCAACAGATGGTGGGCTACCAGCTGCAGCGGGCGGCCGCCTGGGGGGCGGCGTCCCTCGGCGCGAAACCCATCGAGGTGGCGCCTGTGGCACAGCGCCTGCAGCGCTCGCTCGGCAAGGTCTACGCCTCCAAGCACGTGGCGCTGGTCTGCACCGTGCCCGCGGAGGCGGTTTTCTTCGGTGACGAAGGGGACCTTATGGAGGTGTTGGGTAACCTGCTGGATAACGCCTGCAAGTGGTGTGAGCGGCGCGTAACCCTGGAGGTGGAGATCATCCCGGTCGGCGCTCAGCGGCGTCGCCCCGGCGTGGTGCTGCGGGTGGAGGACGATGGGCCGGGTATCGACCCAGCGCAGGCCGAGCAACTCACGGAGCGGGGCGTGCGCGCGGACGAGCGCGTGGCCGGCCACGGCATCGGCCTCAACATCGTGCGTGAGATCGTCAATCTGTACGGGGGGCAGCTGCGTATCAACCGCTCCGAGGCCCTCGGCGGCGCCCAGGTGGAGGCGGTGTTCGATGTCGAGTGA
- a CDS encoding NAD(P)-dependent methylenetetrahydromethanopterin dehydrogenase — MTDQRILHVLVPGEQVSPFDLTMALDAGYDNVLPYTNAGADEVVPLVQDAIFCRPPKRFASTGVLIAGHDVNLATQMLELAQGALVPPFQVALYADPNGAYSTAAALVALVEQTLDERDSKGFKDRKVAIFGTGPVGLCTAVLTAKLGAQPILCQLTENDDVNAAVRFCEHYGVVVPWVSAMSQSGKVSAVEHAGVVVTAAKAGVQILSKEVLSNAKELVVAADLNAVPPSGIEGIGAMDNNVPMDVAEDVFFALGALAIGDMKYKLQKNLFRRMIDPNKPAAVIDFMSAYDEATNMLNRQNTLTKGEGEQAAKAG; from the coding sequence ATGACCGATCAACGTATCCTGCACGTGCTCGTGCCGGGGGAACAAGTCAGTCCCTTCGATCTGACCATGGCCCTGGACGCGGGCTACGACAATGTCCTGCCGTACACCAACGCGGGCGCCGACGAGGTGGTCCCCCTGGTGCAGGACGCGATCTTCTGTCGTCCGCCCAAGCGCTTCGCCTCCACGGGGGTGCTGATCGCCGGCCACGACGTCAACCTCGCCACGCAGATGCTCGAGCTGGCCCAGGGCGCGCTGGTGCCGCCTTTCCAGGTGGCGCTCTACGCTGACCCTAACGGCGCCTACAGCACGGCGGCCGCGCTGGTGGCGTTGGTCGAACAGACCCTCGATGAGCGTGACTCGAAGGGCTTCAAGGACCGCAAGGTGGCGATCTTCGGTACTGGTCCGGTGGGCCTGTGCACGGCCGTGCTCACGGCCAAGTTGGGCGCGCAGCCGATCCTGTGCCAGCTCACGGAGAACGATGACGTAAACGCTGCCGTACGCTTCTGCGAGCACTACGGCGTGGTGGTGCCCTGGGTGTCCGCCATGAGCCAGAGCGGCAAGGTCTCGGCCGTCGAGCACGCGGGCGTGGTGGTGACGGCAGCGAAGGCTGGCGTGCAGATCCTCTCCAAGGAGGTGCTCAGTAACGCCAAGGAGCTAGTGGTGGCCGCCGATCTCAACGCGGTGCCGCCGAGCGGCATCGAAGGCATCGGTGCGATGGACAACAACGTGCCCATGGACGTGGCGGAAGATGTCTTCTTCGCCCTAGGCGCTCTCGCCATCGGCGATATGAAGTACAAGCTGCAGAAGAACCTGTTCCGCCGCATGATCGATCCCAATAAGCCCGCGGCGGTGATCGACTTCATGAGCGCCTACGACGAGGCGACCAACATGCTGAATCGCCAGAACACCCTGACCAAGGGAGAGGGTGAGCAGGCGGCCAAGGCCGGCTGA